One segment of Anopheles stephensi strain Indian chromosome 3, UCI_ANSTEP_V1.0, whole genome shotgun sequence DNA contains the following:
- the LOC118512546 gene encoding uncharacterized protein DDB_G0271670-like, which produces MFSSNSNNSSSSSSSSSSSSSRRITSLDRRRLTQLTKWCTLFIILESTSVGSSLITSTSSTSTSTTSTATTTSSTTTTTNTIPSSSSWLESTSPASTAGGPYSTPTATVPSIETLPRFEALVQESPNSSRGKTLPLLGSGALRETLPQSGAIDGGRGLGTGKRGPASSSSNAISSKGSITSTSVYDSLPTSRWASGTDGINAHTTITPALVQVVVGPSGSGASSSFSKITSANLILAEGGHAMESGGKVGPGQKVPVGFSGSSSKVSSGKSSNAKGASSEVEPSGHRLEGGDVTTTSEGNFSKMYFETDNHTTIASQVGSIAVLPCAVRNIGEGVVSWIRRKDYHLLTIGVTTYSSDERFNIIHSEDTEEWPLQIKYVQLRDAGLYECQVSTHPPTSIFVKLDVVEAKAEIFGPSEKYLKPGSMLRLTCRVVQSNEPPLYIFWYHNNRMINYDAHRGVNVSTEADNRYSELVISHTNTLNSGNYSCVSNNAVAASTLVHILNGENPAAMQHGDHGNAVLVASHIHLPLAIVTYQVINFVLNMH; this is translated from the exons ATGtttagcagcaacagcaacaacagtagcagcagcagcagcagcagcagtagcagcagtagcagacGGATCACCAGCCTGGATCGACGACGACTGACGCAGCTGACAAAATGGTGCACGCTTTTCATCATTTTAGAGTCTACGAGCGTTGGAAGCA GTTTAATAACTTCCACCagtagcaccagcaccagtacCACCAGCACAGCGACCACTACCAGcagcactaccaccaccaccaacaccatcccCAGTAGCAGCAGTTGGCTGGAAAGTACGAGTCCCGCCAGCACCGCTGGTGGACCCTACTCCACACCCACAGCCACAGTTCCTTCCATCGAAACGCTGCCCCGTTTCGAAGCACTCGTGCAGGAAAGTCCAAACAGCTCCCGGGGCAAAACGCTCCCGCTGCTGGGTTCGGGTGCACTCCGGGAGACCTTGCCCCAGTCGGGTGCGATCGACGGTGGTCGAGGGCTAGGGACCGGCAAGCGTGGTCCGgctagcagtagtagtaacGCTATTAGCAGTAAAGGTAGTATCACTAGTACCAGCGTCTACGATTCGCTCCCGACATCCCGGTGGGCGTCTGGTACCGATGGCatcaacgcacacacaaccatCACACCGGCACTGGTCCAGGTGGTCGTGGGTCCGAGCGGTAGTGGAGCGAGCAGTAGTTTTAGTAAAATCACTAGCGCCAATCTAATACTTGCCGAAGGTGGCCATGCCATGGAGTCCGGCGGTAAGGTGGGTCCGGGTCAGAAGGTACCGGTGGGATTctcgggcagcagcagtaaggtGAGCTCTGGCAAATCTTCCAACGCGAAGGGTGCATCGAGCGAGGTGGAACCGAGCGGTCATCGGCTGGAGGGTGGCGATGTGACGACCACATCCGAGGGTAATTTCAGCAAGATGTACTTCGAAACCGATAACCACACGACCATCGCGTCCCAGGTCGGATCGATAGCGGTGCTGCCGTGTGCGGTGCGTAACATCGGCGAAGGTGTG GTGTCATGGATCAGGCGGAAAGATTATCACCTGCTCACGATCGGTGTCACCACGTACAGTAGCGACGAACGGTTTAACATCATCCATTCGGAGGATACAGAG GAATGGCCACTGCAGATCAAGTACGTGCAGTTGCGAGACGCCGGCCTCTACGAATGTCAGGTTTCGACACATCCACCGACGTCAATCTTCGTCAAGCTCGACGTGGTCG AGGCGAAAGCGGAAATATTTGGACCGTCGGAAAAGTATCTCAAGCCGGGCTCGATGCTGCGGTTAACGTGTCGCGTCGTGCAGAGCAATGAGCCACCGTTGTACATATTCTGGTACCACAACAATCGCATGATCAACTACGATGCACACCGGGGCGTGAACGTGTCCACGGAGGCGG ACAACCGGTACTCGGAGCTTGTCATTTCACACACGAATACACTCAACTCGGGAAACTATTCGTGTGTTTCGAACAATGCTGTAGCTGCATCGACGCTGGTGCACATTCTGAACG GCGAAAACCCGGCAGCCATGCAACACGGTGATCATGGAAATGCGGTCCTGGTGGCATCACATATTCATCTGCCGCTGGCAATTGTAACATATCAGGTCATCAATTTCGTCTTAAATATGCATTGA